A window of the Ogataea parapolymorpha DL-1 chromosome V, whole genome shotgun sequence genome harbors these coding sequences:
- a CDS encoding DNA mismatch repair protein MSH6 — MTSSAKDGASNKMAIKGGPKSTSKYKQSSLLAFFNAKPTKHELSKESAAKSPTIITPQNSSPVRGEEAKEEKPGAVIDDKENKAPQDLAPTIPESPQLFEPRTPSSVNRSSMPNASQSPLMKSRRTKKISYIEDSDEESDSDISAPRTKRRKMIADDDEDDDFKLESDNASADDDYFVPDTENLADELNGDDFPVEVDEEDNSLVSSKPAKGSPKSTDAGISMLAFKFESNSPYTAADKSKVSTKRQVRKQTPQSKFAKENEERYQWLVHIKDADGRSESDPDYDPRTLYIPKSAWSKFTAFEKQYWEIKSKMWDSIVFFKKGKFFELYEKDADIGHQKFDLKLAGTGRANMRLAGIPEMSFDYWAKKFIDEGYKVAKVDQKESLLAKEIREKNANTKDDKVIKRELSCVLTCGTLTDEGMLSDEMSRYCLSLKEVTNNDNSKTFGVCFVDTATGKIQLTQFEDDVDCNKLETLLAQIQPMEVLIEKSRVSQLVLRMLKFNSQPHATFNFLKPADEFWTSEIAFEQLTRGKYFEANDLDDLSNYPNILVEYYESNKNVGFSAFGALLWYLKSLKLDTALISMGNIEQYDPYKTSFSDTCMRLDGVTLQNLEIFSNSFDQSDKGTLFKILNRAVSPFGKRTFKSWVTHPLMSRKTIESRLDSVEILMNDGDLKYLLESKLGKLPDLERLLARIHSGNLKVKDFARCVTGFECIVSLVKILKSTYPEGTQRLGGELGRILDSFPPELPECVSNWSNAFDRELAVKDGILVPELGVEPEFDESNQKIKELEKELERILSQYRREFKCQEMCYKDSGKEIYLIEVPSKAISRIPKDWQQMAATSKCKRYWSTEVKKLVRKLMEARELHKIIGESLQARMYGRFMGDYPIWSSSIKAVAQLDCILSLARASESLGMPACRPEFIDSASAQIEFQDLRHPCFIPGGITGSKDFIPNDISLGVDQKDHIGLLTGANAAGKSTVLRMTCVATIMAQIGCFVPAKSAKLTPVDTIMTRLGANDNIMQGKSTFYVELSETKKILESCTPRSLIILDELGRGGSSSDGFAIAEAVLHHIATHIQSIGFFATHYATLGNSFINHPRVKPLRMGILVDENSRNITFLYKLESGRSSGSFGMHVAAMCGVPKNIVDNAEQAAEKWEHTSKLKKRNVEADSVPLGLQSDVSWILNSKSVRDDTIATYTDQMKLNALSSMFHMIESL; from the coding sequence CAAACAAAATGGCAATCAAAGGAGGCCCTAAGAGTACTTCTAAGTACAAGCAGTCGTCGTTGCTTGCATTCTTCAACGCGAAGCCCACAAAACacgagctgagcaaagAGTCGGCTGCGAAGTCTCCTACCATCATAACTCCACAAAATTCCTCTCCAGTGCGGGGCGAAGAAGCCAAGGAAGAGAAACCTGGAGCAGTGATAGAtgacaaggaaaacaaggCCCCGCAGGACCTGGCGCCAACTATACCAGAGTCGCCACAATTATTTGAGCCTAGGACTCCAAGTTCTGTAAATCGCAGCTCCATGCCCAACGCTTCGCAATCGCCTTTAATGAAGTCTAGACGCACTAAGAAGATAAGCTACATCGAAGATTCTGATGAAGAATCTGATTCTGATATTAGTGCTCCTAGAACCAAACGGAGGAAGATGATTGctgacgatgatgaagacgatgaTTTCAAACTGGAGAGCGACAACGCGTCTGCTGACGATGACTATTTTGTTCCTGATACAGAAAATCTTGCAGACGAACTAAACGGTGATGATTTCCCTGTGGAGGTGGACGAAGAGGATAACAGTCTTGTTAGCAGCAAGCCCGCAAAAggttctccaaaaagtaCTGATGCAGGAATTAGTATGTTGGCATTCAAATTTGAGTCTAATTCCCCGTATACTGCGGCTGATAAAAGTAAGGTGTCCACCAAAAGACAAGTCAGAAAGCAAACACCACAGTCcaaatttgcaaaagaaaATGAGGAAAGATACCAGTGGCTTGTGCACATCAAAGATGCTGATGGACGAAGCGAATCTGATCCTGACTATGATCCCAGGACCCTATACATTCCTAAGTCTGCTTGGTCTAAATTTACTGCATTTGAGAAGCAATACTGGGAGATCAAAAGTAAGATGTGGGACTCCATAGTGTTCTTTAAAAAGGGCAAATTCTTCGAGCTTTACGAAAAAGATGCAGACATCGGACATCAGAAATTTGATCTTAAGTTGGCCGGCACGGGACGGGCGAACATGAGATTAGCTGGAATCCCGGAGATGTCTTTTGATTACTGGGCTAAGAAGTTTATTGACGAAGGATATAAAGTTGCAAAGGTTGACCAAAAGGAATCGCTGCTTGCTAAAGAGATTAGAGAGAAAAATGCGAATACAAAGGATGACAAAGTCATCAAAAGAGAACTGTCTTGTGTTCTAACGTGTGGAACTTTGACAGATGAGGGAATGCTGTCTGATGAAATGTCAAGGTATTGCTTATCGTTGAAGGAAGTCACCAATAATGACAACAGCAAAACCTTTGGTGTGTGCTTTGTTGATACCGCCACTGGAAAAATCCAACTCACACAATTCGAAGATGATGTGGACTGTAATAAACTAGAGACGCTACTTGCCCAGATTCAGCCAATGGAGGTGCTGATTGAAAAATCGAGAGTTTCACAATTGGTGCTGCGAATGCTTAAATTCAACTCTCAACCACATGCAAcatttaattttttgaagcCGGCAGACGAGTTTTGGACCTCTGAGATCGCTTTTGAGCAACTTACAAGAGGCAAATATTTTGAGGCAAATGATTTGGACGATCTATCCAATTACCCAAATATCCTGGTGGAGTACTACGAATCGAACAAAAATGTTGGATTTTCGGCATTTGGAGCTCTCTTATGGTATCTCAAATCACTCAAGCTAGATACCGCGTTGATCTCTATGGGCAACATAGAACAATACGACCCATATAAGACCAGCTTCTCCGATACCTGTATGAGACTGGACGGTGTGACACTTCAGAATCTTGAGATTTTTAGTAACTCCTTTGACCAGAGTGACAAAGGCACTTTGTTCAAAATACTAAATCGTGCAGTGTCTCCGTTTGGAAAGCGGACTTTCAAAAGCTGGGTGACACATCCTTTGATGTCCAGAAAAACCATTGAATCAAGGCTGGATTCTGTGGAAATCTTGATGAACGATGGAGACCTCAAATATCTTCTTGAATCCAAACTGGGCAAGCTTCCTGATCTAGAAAGACTGCTGGCTAGGATTCATTCCGGAAATCTGAAGGTCAAGGATTTTGCCCGTTGCGTGACTGGTTTCGAATGCATCGTGAGTTTGGTCAAGATACTGAAGTCCACTTACCCAGAAGGAACCCAAAGGCTAGGAGGAGAACTTGGCAGAATTTTGGATTCTTTTCCGCCCGAATTGCCAGAGTGTGTTTCCAATTGGTCAAATGCATTTGATAGGGAACTTGCCGTCAAAGATGGAATCTTGGTTCCAGAACTTGGCGTGGAGCCCGAGTTTGACGAAAGCAACCAAAAGATCAAAGAGCtagagaaagagctggagagGATCTTGAGCCAGTACAGACGTGAGTTCAAGTGCCAGGAGATGTGCTACAAAGATAGCGGAAAAGAGATATATTTGATTGAAGTTCCATCCAAAGCCATTTCGCGAATTCCTAAGGATTGGCAGCAAATGGCAGCAACTTCCAAATGTAAGAGATACTGGTCTACGGAAGTGAAAAAGTTGGTAAGAAAGTTGATGGAGGCCAGAGAATTGCACAAAATTATAGGCGAATCTTTGCAAGCTAGGATGTACGGCAGGTTCATGGGTGACTACCCTATTTGGTCGTCTTCCATCAAGGCTGTGGCACAGCTGGATTGTATCTTGTCTCTGGCGCGTGCTTCAGAATCGCTTGGGATGCCCGCCTGCAGACCAGAATTTATTGACAGCGCATCTGCACAGATCGAGTTCCAGGACCTAAGACATCCATGCTTTATTCCAGGTGGCATTACCGGAAGCAAAGACTTCATTCCAAATGACATTTCCTTGGGGGTCGACCAGAAGGACCATATTGGCCTGCTTACGGGTGCCAATGCCGCCGGAAAGTCCACAGTCCTGAGAATGACATGTGTGGCCACCATTATGGCTCAAATTGGATGCTTTGTCCCTGCGAAGTCCGCCAAATTGACCCCAGTCGATACGATAATGACACGGCTCGGCGCCAACGACAATATCATGCAAGGAAAGTCGACTTTCTACGTGGAACTATCAGAAACCAAAAAGATTCTAGAATCATGCACTCCGCGTTCACTTATCATTCTTGATGAATTGGGACGCGGAGGATCGTCCAGTGACGGATTTGCCATTGCAGAGGCAGTCTTGCACCACATCGCCACCCATATTCAGTCGATCGGCTTCTTCGCGACCCATTATGCCACCCTGGGAAACTCTTTCATCAATCACCCGCGTGTCAAGCCTCTTCGGATGGGAATCTTAGTTGACGAAAACTCGAGAAACATCACTTTCCTTTATAAACTAGAGTCTGGACGCTCCAGCGGGTCCTTTGGTATGCACGTTGCAGCAATGTGTGGCGTTCCCAAAAATATCGTTGATAATGCAGAGCAggcagctgaaaaatgggAGCATACttccaagctcaagaaacGCAATGTGGAGGCAGACTCGGTTCCTCTAGGCCTCCAGAGCGACGTGAGCTGGATTCTGAACTCCAAATCAGTGAGGGATGACACGATTGCCACCTACACGGACCAAATGAAGCTCAACGCCCTGTCGAGTATGTTCCATATGATCGAGAGCTTATAG
- a CDS encoding Checkpoint protein RAD24, with the protein MVPDRRRRKKLSRDDALLSEADVVMIASRESSMVASDGEERHVKKHRKADLNDLSSNIISLDSEDENGQMMIKRTEVAEVSQRPRKVSEIARLFRKPQTLSRSNSLIDNSVTWVEKYCPSESSQLCIHERKISELRTQIQDMVFDRTNSRLLVLSGPSGCGKSVSAKILCEEVMNSRRRPRGELVIEGYDHENRLDNVVQYRNWMTQTSSEMSSVTSFGEFLESCKVLTMNNLKCVVVEELPNLHHDDTLKAFRKSILEWLDLDAKIKLPPLILCITEYEVDLENGTGSFSLESNFKTEFVLGSKIIGKEGKQWRRIKFNPVAKRYLKRCLKRIAVAEDTLISSIKQIPRQLVEQKIEKLGGTGDLRNATILFEYWCKYCSSLNDEFLGRESALNVFHSIGKIIYGTQHPEDEYETYIKRAHEFRSLESLQSDLKPQTDYLTVMNVVTEILQTSSMFHLNLLENYLSIASRLNESLARLSDTLSISDDLQCKSYFSYSFSGGSLMNEIATTIACLGTRMECKNIKADSNKSGSFLSMRYSRDGKYKKKLRRILQETADFAARRATRLIPQGRYTYLSAFELVSCDGFYECAILNSKRLLKKSEQSGIRRGMNIRRLGGDFKNLMMADTEFKVDDDEEVDMPVASKTRSQLEELYFGTGALAQADDSDTEFDTDPIVNSDQENMSADEFSDDSLVLQL; encoded by the coding sequence ATGGTACCAGacagaagacgacgaaagAAGTTGAGTAGAGATGATGCCTTGCTTTCAGAGGCAGACGTGGTGATGATTGCCAGCCGTGAGTCCTCTATGGTGGCTTCAGATGGTGAAGAGCGGCATGTCAAGAAGCACAGAAAGGCAGACCTGAATGATCTATCGTCAAACATCATTTCGCTTGATTCAGAGGACGAGAATGGCCAAATGATGATCAAACGTACAGAAGTAGCAGAAGTGAGTCAGAGGCCGCGCAAAGTGTCAGAAATTGCCCGTCTTTTTCGCAAACCACAAACACTCTCGAGGAGTAACAGTCTGATCGATAATTCTGTCACATGGGTTGAAAAGTACTGTCCCAGTGAATCTTCCCAATTGTGCATACacgagagaaaaatatcaGAGTTACGCACCCAGATACAGGACATGGTTTTTGACAGAACAAATTCCAGGCTGTTGGTGCTTTCAGGCCCAAGCGGGTGTGGAAAAAGCGTTTCTGCCAAGATCCTATGCGAAGAGGTTATGAACAGCAGGAGAAGACCACGCGGCGAATTGGTGATTGAAGGCTACGATCATGAAAACCGCCTGGATAACGTGGTGCAGTATAGAAATTGGATGACACAAACATCTAGTGAAATGTCAAGCGTAACtagttttggagaattcCTGGAGAGTTGCAAGGTTTTAACAATGAATAACCTCAAATGTGTGGTTGTGGAAGAGTTACCGAATCTCCATCATGACGATACGCTGAAAGCGTTCCGGAAAAGTATTTTGGAATGGCTTGATCTCGAtgcaaaaataaaattacCTCCGCTGATACTTTGTATCACCGAATATGAGGTTGACCTTGAGAATGGAACAGGTTCCTTCTCTCTCGAGTCAAATTTCAAAACCGAGTTTGTTCTTGGGAGCAAGATTATTGGTAAAGAAGGCAAACAATGGAGGAGGATTAAATTCAATCCTGTGGCTAAACGGTACTTAAAACGGTGTTTGAAACGCATAGCGGTCGCTGAGGATACCTTGATATCTTCCATCAAGCAAATTCCCAGGCAGCTGGTGGAACAAAAGATAGAGAAGCTGGGTGGCACTGGTGATCTTCGAAACGCGACAATATTGTTTGAGTACTGGTGCAAGTACTGCTCATCGTTGAATGATGAGTTTCTTGGTCGTGAGTCCGCCTTGAACGTATTCCATTCGATTGGGAAAATCATCTACGGAACGCAGCACCCGGAAGATGAGTATGAGACCTATATCAAACGTGCCCACGAGTTTCGTTCGCTAGAGAGCTTGCAGTCAGACCTAAAACCACAGACCGACTACCTGACTGTGATGAACGTCGTCACGGAAATTTTACAAACGTCTTCGATGTTTCATCTTAACTTGCTTGAGAATTACTTGTCGATTGCCTCTCGTTTGAACGAGTCGCTAGCAAGACTCAGTGATACGCTCTCGATTTCCGATGATCTGCAGTGCAAGTCATACTTCAGCTACTCTTTCAGTGGAGGTTCCCTTATGAACGAGATTGCCACCACGATAGCATGTCTAGGGACACGAATGGAATGCAAAAACATAAAGGCGGACTCCAACAAGTCTGGTTCTTTCCTTAGCATGCGATATTCCAGGGATGGTAAATATAAGAAGAAGCTGCGTCGCATTCTGCAAGAGACGGCTGACTTCGCTGCCAGGAGAGCGACCAGACTCATACCACAGGGCAGATACACTTATCTCAGCGCTTTCGAACTGGTTTCGTGTGACGGGTTCTACGAGTGCGCGATTTTGAACTCGAAAAggctgctgaagaaaagCGAGCAGTCAGGCATCCGTCGTGGGATGAACATAAGGAGACTGGGAGGagacttcaaaaacttAATGATGGCAGACACAGAATTCAAGGtagacgacgacgaagaggtCGACATGCCAGTGGCAAGCAAAACAAGATCGcagctggaggagctgtaCTTTGGGACCGGGGCCCTTGCCCAAGCCGATGATTCGGACACAGAGTTCGACACCGATCCAATTGTGAATTCCGATCAGGAAAACATGTCTGCAGACGAATTTAGTGACGACTCGCTTGTTTTACAATTATAA
- a CDS encoding Monothiol glutaredoxin-4: protein MTVIEITSQDQFTELTSVSNKLIALYFHTPWASPCIQMNKVYSTLSDSSQHSNTSFLSINADNHPEIADLFDVSAVPYFVLVRNGTILKELSGADPKEFVTALNQFSDKPQESQSSLSSNVPQPEPASARQAGLSSSKSPSPEEETPEQLNARLAKLTTAAPIMLFMKGTPSAPQCGFSRQLVAILREHQVRFGFFDILKDDAVRQGLKKFSDWPTFPQLYIGGVFQGGLDIVKENLSEDEHFFEHALEEANNAS from the coding sequence ATGACTGTTATTGAGATCACTTCGCAAGACCAGTTCACTGAGCTGACATCCGTGTCAAACAAGCTCATTGCTCTTTATTTCCACACTCCCTGGGCCTCACCATGCATCCAAATGAATAAGGTCTACTCCACTTTGTCCGACTCTTCTCAGCACAGCAACACATCGTTTCTTTCGATAAATGCTGATAACCATCCTGAAATCGCCGATCTCTTCGACGTGTCTGCTGTTCCCTACTTTGTCTTAGTCAGAAATGGGACcattttgaaggagctcAGTGGAGCAGACCCTAAAGAGTTTGTGACGGCGTTGAACCAGTTCAGCGACAAACCACAAGAATCGCAAAGCTCTCTGTCATCCAATGTGCCACAACCAGAGCCGGCTTCTGCCAGACAAGCCGGCTTatcgagctcaaaatcgccTTCCCCTGAGGAAGAAACCCCTGAGCAATTGAACGCCAGACTCGCAAAGCTGACAACCGCAGCTCCTATCATGTTGTTTATGAAAGGTACTCCATCTGCTCCACAGTGTGGATTCTCAAGACAGCTGGTGGCAATTCTGAGAGAGCACCAGGTGAGATTCGGATTTTTTGATATTCTCAAAGACGACGCCGTCAGACAGGGACTCAAAAAATTCAGCGACTGGCCTACATTCCCCCAGCTTTACATTGGCGGTGTTTTCCAAGGTGGACTCGACATTGTGAAAGAAAACTTGAGCGAAGACgagcactttttcgagcacGCTTTGGAAGAGGCAAACAACGCCAGCTAA
- a CDS encoding GDP-mannose pyrophosphorylase, with the protein MISKAVIMVGGGSRGTRFRPLALDQAKIMFPIAGKPLLAHTIDAILTIPTIKEIILIGFYDPAVFTEFILDFNTKMKYQNRDCYLKYLKEFKALGTAGGLYHFREEILRGNPDGFLVVHGDIICSFPFVEMIEFYKKKAAEKGGIEAMLFGVKLTNYDLFMALSGSEQSSFGTIVSEDNGKVIHYVEKPESKISDIINGGIYIFNESLFRRLSNAKISKITIANDNTTFETVDEDVISMEKDVLHFLPDSGKTFVYEYKGFWRAIKTPSDALWANELYLDKVFQTKTGHGRSVIHRASVNIEPPVYIHPSATIHFENGTKIGPYVSIGANVTIGAGTRIYNSIILENCEIGQNSFVRNSILSLDCKIGNWARVEGTGVNLISINEIVKKNGPTKIKKVLDAESSRVIGIKDSGNICILGSGTHIGDDLYVLNSFILPSKSIKDDVKYEIIM; encoded by the coding sequence ATGATTTCGAAAGCGGTGATAATGGTGGGCGGAGGTTCTCGTGGAACACGGTTCAGGCCGCTTGCTCTCGACCAGGCCAAGATCATGTTCCCAATTGCAGGAAAACCTCTTTTGGCGCACACAATCGATGCCATACTAACAATTCCTACCATCAAAGAGATTATTTTGATTGGCTTCTATGATCCGGCAGTATTTACAGAGTTCATCCTGGACTTCAACACGAAGATGAAGTACCAAAATAGGGACTGTTATCTAAAGTATTTGAAAGAGTTTAAAGCTTTGGGAACAGCAGGGGGGCTTTATCATTTCCGGGAGGAAATCCTAAGGGGCAATCCGGATGGATTTCTAGTTGTGCACGGAGATATCATTTGTTCTTTCCCATTCGTTGAGATGATTGAGTTTTACAAAAAGAAAGCTGCAGAGAAAGGAGGCATTGAAGCTATGCTGTTTGGAGTCAAACTTACAAATTACGACCTTTTCATGGCACTTAGTGGCTCCGAACAATCTTCGTTTGGAACCATCGTTTCTGAAGACAACGGAAAAGTCATCCACTACGTTGAGAAGCCAGAGTCTAAAATTTCAGATATCATTAATGGCGGCATTTACATCTTCAACGAATCACTTTTCCGCAGGCTCTCCAATGCCAAAATCAGTAAAATTACGATCGCAAACGATAACACCACTTTTGAAACagtggacgaggacgtgATTTCAATGGAGAAAGACGTGCTACACTTTCTTCCAGATAGCGGCAAGACTTTTGTCTACGAGTACAAGGGCTTCTGGAGAGCGATCAAAACACCTTCCGATGCATTGTGGGCCAATGAACTCTACTTGGATAAAGTTTTCCAGACCAAAACGGGCCATGGTAGGAGCGTGATTCATAGGGCCTCAGTCAACATTGAACCTCCGGTGTACATTCATCCTTCTGCAACCATCCATTTTGAGAACGGAACTAAAATCGGTCCGTACGTGTCGATCGGGGCAAATGTGACCATAGGCGCTGGTACAAGAATCTACAACTCCATTATTCTGGAGAACTGTGAGATTGGACAGAACTCGTTTGTGCGCAACAGCATTTTGTCTCTTGATTGCAAGATTGGCAACTGGGCTCGAGTCGAAGGAACAGGTGTGAATCTTATTTCCATAAACGAGAttgtgaagaaaaacggTCCtacaaaaatcaaaaaagtGCTCGATGCAGAAAGCAGTCGCGTCATTGGCATCAAAGATTCAGGCAACATTTGTATCCTCGGGTCTGGGACACATATTGGTGACGACCTTTACGTGCTAAACAGCTTCATTCTGCCTAGCAAGTCTATCAAGGATGACGTAAAATATGAGATCATCATGTAA
- a CDS encoding Transporter, ABC superfamily (Breast cancer resistance protein) gives MLRNLLLALCLVGPLGAFSRNSDFSTFIKGDWQQLQDNMLDQLATNAIGDSAPDKDDKCPPCFNCNLPNFECKQFSKCNPFSGRCECLDGFGGDDCSVPLCGALPDGSNRPKREVNETCHCEEGWGGINCNLCQIDSVCDAFVPGGLKGTCYHSGILVNRNFQMCDVTNSKILEVLNGKKPQVTFSCNKTAEKCNFQFWIAEEESFYCDLSKCKFNYDLGANTTHYNCEDVACKCLPGKMLCGQAGSIDISDFLTETIAGPADFSCDVAHKDCKFSEPSMNDLITNVFGDPYITLHCESGECLHESEIPGSDQPGKPKFGVIDVLRIIGTIVGCAAIIGLGFYGIKRSPLFMDEGTVQLPPDDNPDLQDSLLDDYKPAIFSFENVSYTVAGKKVLNNAFGLVEPGECMAIMGGSGAGKTTLLDIIAGKNKGGEASGTFYVNGERITTKQDLMHFQKSVGFVNQEDFLIPTLSVYETVLNSALLRLPKNMSMATKKAKVNQILAELRILHIKDKLIGSDFERGISGGEKRRVAIACELVTSPSILFLDEPTSGLDGYNAFNVVECLVRLAKDYNRTVIFTIHQPRSNIVALFDKLMLLSEGQLVYSGLMSDCSNFFAGNGYVCPAGYNIADYLIDITSGGSPIAMLSPVDGENHEHDIHTLLPANDVDDPTGEWQHYASHRDEFGNRVKSAGATSKASSAAVASIFEQSLNAERLHLDIKELAEKFNNAQQDNNSAGSFFKSQGGKTRAGFWTQLTILCSRTFKNSYRNPKLLMSHYALALIMGLFCSYLYYDVENNISGFQNRLGLFFFLLTLFGFSTLTGLHSFSVERLVFVRERSNNYYHPLSYYVSKLLCDVIPLRLFPPVILMAIIYPLVGLNMEGNKFWLSMLILVLFNLAASLEILIIGILVKEPGSATMVGVLVLLFSLLFAGLFINKDTIPVQISWFENISVFHYGYEALAVNEVNGLVLKEKKYGLDINVPGAVILSTFGFDVGAVGFDICWLAGMFGAFVVLGYLGLHYFVYETR, from the coding sequence ATGCTGAGGAACTTGTTACTTGCACTGTGTCTAGTTGGCCCTTTGGGTGCCTTTTCTAGAAACAGTGACTTTTCAACCTTTATCAAAGGAGACTGGCAGCAATTGCAAGATAATATGCTAGACCAACTGGCAACCAACGCCATCGGGGACTCTGCCCCTGACAAAGACGATAAATGTCCGCCATGCTTCAACTGTAATCTCCCGAATTTTGAGTGCAAACAGTTCTCCAAATGCAATCCGTTCTCAGGAAGGTGTGAGTGTCTGGATGGATTTGGTGGTGACGACTGTTCTGTTCCCCTTTGCGGAGCTCTGCCGGACGGATCGAACCGTCCTAAAAGAGAGGTCAATGAGACATGTCATTGTGAAGAAGGGTGGGGAGGTATCAATTGTAATTTGTGCCAGATAGATTCGGTTTGTGATGCCTTCGTTCCAGGAGGACTTAAAGGCACGTGCTATCATTCGGGTATCCTTGTCAATCGGAATTTCCAGATGTGTGATGTTACCAattccaagatcttggagGTACTCAACGGAAAAAAGCCCCAGGTGACGTTCAGTTGCAACAAGACGGCGGAAAAATGCAACTTTCAGTTCTGGattgctgaagaagagagtTTCTACTGTGATTTGTCCAAATGCAAATTCAACTATGACCTCGGCGCAAATACAACACATTACAACTGCGAGGATGTCGCCTGTAAATGCCTCCCTGGAAAAATGCTCTGTGGCCAAGCAGGATCGATCGATATCTCGGATTTCCTTACGGAAACCATTGCTGGCCCTGCGGACTTCTCCTGTGACGTTGCGCACAAAGACTGCAAGTTCTCAGAGCCTAGCATGAACGATCTAATTACCAATGTCTTTGGAGATCCGTATATCACGCTCCATTGCGAGTCCGGTGAGTGTCTACACGAAAGCGAGATCCCAGGTTCTGATCAGCCTGGAAAACCCAAATTTGGCGTGATTGATGTTTTGAGAATTATTGGAACCATTGTGGGCTGCGCAGCTATCATTGGACTAGGTTTCTATGGGATCAAACGATCGCCGCTATTTATGGACGAAGGTACCGTCCAGCTTCCTCCGGATGACAATCCAGATCTTCAAGACTCTCTGCTCGATGATTACAAGCCTGCCATATTTTCTTTTGAAAACGTTAGCTACACAGTGGCAGGAAAAAAGGTGTTGAACAATGCTTTTGGGCTCGTTGAGCCTGGAGAATGTATGGCCATCATGGGAGGATCGGGCGCTGGAAAGACCACGTTATTAGACATCATTGCTGGTAAAAACAAGGGAGGAGAAGCTTCAGGTACTTTTTATGTCAATGGCGAGCGCATTACCACCAAACAAGATCTTATgcatttccaaaaatcTGTTGGATTTGTCAACCAGGAAGACTTTCTCATCCCGACTTTATCTGTCTATGAGACTGTTTTGAACAGTGCTCTTCTGCGTTTGCCGAAAAACATGTCGATGGCCACCAAAAAAGCAAAAGTTAACCAGATTCTCGCTGAACTGCGTATTCTTCACATTAAAGATAAGCTTATCGGCTCGGATTTTGAACGTGGTAtttctggtggagaaaaGAGAAGAGTGGCCATTGCGTGTGAACTGGTGACGTCTCCATCAATTTTGTTTTTAGACGAGCCCACGTCAGGGCTTGATGGATACAATGCGTTTAACGTGGTTGAATGCTTGGTCAGACTGGCCAAGGACTACAACAGAACAGTGATTTTCACAATTCATCAGCCAAGAAGCAACATTGTGGCTCTTTTCGATAAGCTCATGCTGTTGTCTGAGGGACAGCTAGTGTATTCTGGCCTTATGAGTGACTGCAGCAACTTTTTCGCCGGCAACGGGTACGTTTGTCCTGCTGGCTACAACATTGCAGATTACCTTATCGATATCACCTCTGGGGGTAGCCCTATCGCTATGCTTTCACCCGTTGATGGCGAAAACCATGAGCATGATATACACACCTTGCTTCCTGCCAACGACGTGGATGACCCTACTGGTGAATGGCAGCATTACGCTTCGCATCGCGACGAGTTTGGCAATAGAGTTAAAAGTGCAGGCGCAACGTCCAAAGCCTCAAGTGCGGCTGTTGCTTCTATTTTCGAGCAATCGTTGAATGCCGAGAGATTGCACTTGGATATCAAAGAGCTTGCGGAAAAGTTCAACAACGCGCAGCAAGATAATAATTCTGCAggctcgtttttcaagtcCCAAGGGGGCAAGACCAGAGCCGGTTTCTGGACACAACTTACTATTCTGTGCTCCAGaacgttcaaaaactcctaCAGAAACCCAAAGCTCTTGATGTCGCACTATGCTCTGGCTCTTATCATGGGACTCTTTTGCTCTTATCTCTACTACGATGTTGAAAACAATATCAGCGGCTTCCAGAACAGACTTGGactctttttcttcctgctgACTCTGTTTGGCTTTTCAACGCTTACAGGGCTACATTCGTTTTCTGTGGAGCGGCTGGTGTTTGTGAGAGAGCGCTCAAACAATTATTATCATCCACTTAGCTATTATGTGAGCAAATTATTATGTGACGTGATCCCGCTCAGACTATTCCCTCCTGTTATCCTGATGGCCATCATATATCCTCTAGTGGGCCTAAACATGGAAGGAAACAAGTTTTGGCTCTCAATGCTGattctcgtcctcttcAACTTGGCCGCATCGCTCGAGATCCTAATTATTGGAATCCTCGTCAAAGAGCCAGGTTCTGCTACCATGGTGGGTGTTCTTGTTCTGCTCTTCTCACTGCTTTTTGCGGGACTGTTTATCAATAAGGACACAATTCCGGTGCAGATATCGTGGtttgaaaatatttctgtGTTCCATTATGGCTACGAGGCTTTGGCGGTCAATGAGGTGAACGGGTTGgtgctgaaggagaagaaatacGGGCTGGACATCAATGTTCCCGGTGCTGTAATTTTGAGCACATTTGGATTCGATGTCGGGGCTGTCGGATTCGATATCTGCTGGCTGGCCGGAATGTTTGGGGCATTTGTTGTTCTAGGATATCTTGGATTGCATTATTTTGTCTATGAGACGAGATGA